The DNA segment GTGCAATCGGTTGGCTTGAGGCGAATAACCGCATCAATATCGCCAGTATCGGCAACCACAGTCGTCATGGCGCGCAATTGTTCCAACTTGCTGGTCATAGAAAACTCCAAACTCAAATAAATGATCCTATTGATTTGTTAAAATGCGCTAAAAAGAATAATTTATCAATGGTGATTTGTGGCTATTTTTAAAAAGAGATAATGCTCATAAAAATCATTATTGATAAATTATTTTTTCATATAATCTAGCCAAGCTTTTCTATCTTTAAATATGGTAAGTAGATCACCGGTTTGATCATTTTCAATCATCTCATTGCACTTAATAATTGTTGGCCCAGTCACTGCAGCCATTTTATGATATATATTTTCAAGGGCTTGATAAAATAAGTTCACATTTTTAAATGTAATTAGACTACTGTCAAAAATCTTTGTTGTTTTTTGCCTATCGCAACAAAATAAATAATAATAATAAGTATTTTTTATGGTTTTTGAATATAAATAATCTTCACCAAAATCAAATATTAAAGCGGCTTCCATTTCTTTTTCAATAAAATCTATCAATCCTATAGCATTTTTTTGTCTTTCAAATTCTTCGACCTTGTCAGATAATTCATCATTATCCGCAAGCCCACCAAAAGGTGCTAATAAATTATCAAATACATATTCATATATAATCATCTCAATTTACCTAATTACCAATGGATCAATATTGATATAGGTTAGGATCATGCCTGCCAATGAATTAGCAGCCATGACCCGAAATTTTATCTCGATTTATAAACAATATATCAATTTTGCTTAACACTTTGCAAAAGTGCTAGTCTAAGCAAAATCTTATTTTTTAAGCGCATTAATAATCTGATTTGTATTATAATTCATTAGTTTTATATAGGTTGCTGCAGGTCCATCAGCCGCCGATAATGATTCTGGATAAAGTGCGCCGCCTGCTTGTGCGCCTGTTGCTTTTGCAATTTGTTCCACCATGCGCGGATCATTTGAGTTTTCAAAGAAATACATTTTGACATGTTCTTTTTTAACTTGATCAATCAACTGTGCAATATCAGCAGCTGATGCTTCTGTTTCGGTTGACAATCCTAATGGTGACAAAAATTTTACCCCATATTCATGACCATAATAGCCAAAGGCATCATGGCTAGTAAGAACTTGCCGTTCATTTTGAGCAATTTTTGCAAATTGCGCACGAATAGATGCATCAAGCTCTTGCAATTGCTTGCGATACACATTTGCATTGGCTTTAAAGCTTGCTGCATCTTCAGGATCTGCTTCAATAAGGGCTTTTTCTATATTATCAACCCAGATAAGCACATTTGGCACACTGTTCCAAACATGGGGA comes from the Bartonella sp. HY038 genome and includes:
- a CDS encoding metal ABC transporter solute-binding protein, Zn/Mn family, whose product is MKQKFKFGLLASLLVFAFTPTLSHAKTIDVVSSFTILGDVVKNVGGDHVNVHNLVPANGDPHEFEPSPNDAKLLQAAAVTFISGEGLETWFERLAKASGGAKKPIIVSTGIKTHDFEEDGKKVTDPHVWNSVPNVLIWVDNIEKALIEADPEDAASFKANANVYRKQLQELDASIRAQFAKIAQNERQVLTSHDAFGYYGHEYGVKFLSPLGLSTETEASAADIAQLIDQVKKEHVKMYFFENSNDPRMVEQIAKATGAQAGGALYPESLSAADGPAATYIKLMNYNTNQIINALKK